The following are encoded in a window of Maridesulfovibrio ferrireducens genomic DNA:
- the fliM gene encoding flagellar motor switch protein FliM, with product MSKILQQDEVDALLRGLSGGEVEAEQDIPDDDSGVVTFDLANQDRIIRGRMPVLEIVNDRFARLATNNLANTMRKRVDINPISIDMSKFGDFMRSLPVPTSLSIFKMDPLRGNAILVVDSRLVFALVESFFGGSGSQPKVEGRDFTPIEQAIVDRVVKIALSNLEDSWRPVHEVHLELIRSEVNPQFAAIVPPSDVVIVITFEVELENAIGSLIVCLPYSTLEPIRSKLHASFQSERLEIDHVWVSRFKERLLETPVELVVRLGRTKITGRQLVNLEEGDLLLLNTDEEDMIECEVEGVLKYYGIPGRVKANRALQITKAIEPKMT from the coding sequence ATGAGCAAAATCCTTCAACAGGATGAAGTCGATGCGCTGCTTAGAGGCCTCTCCGGTGGAGAAGTTGAAGCTGAGCAAGATATACCGGATGATGATTCCGGCGTAGTTACATTCGACCTTGCGAATCAGGACCGCATTATTCGCGGCCGTATGCCCGTGCTCGAAATTGTCAACGACCGTTTCGCTCGTCTGGCAACCAACAATCTTGCCAATACCATGCGCAAAAGGGTTGATATCAACCCCATATCTATCGACATGTCCAAATTCGGGGATTTCATGCGCTCACTGCCTGTCCCCACCTCACTTTCTATTTTTAAAATGGACCCGTTGCGCGGTAATGCCATTCTGGTTGTTGATTCACGCCTTGTTTTTGCCCTTGTGGAAAGTTTTTTCGGAGGCTCAGGCTCACAGCCGAAAGTCGAGGGGCGTGACTTCACTCCCATTGAACAGGCCATTGTTGACCGGGTTGTTAAAATTGCTCTCTCAAATCTTGAGGACTCATGGCGCCCTGTTCATGAAGTTCATCTTGAGCTTATCCGCTCCGAGGTTAATCCGCAGTTTGCAGCAATCGTTCCGCCCTCTGACGTTGTTATCGTCATCACTTTTGAAGTTGAGCTTGAAAACGCAATCGGCTCACTTATCGTATGCTTGCCTTACTCAACGCTTGAGCCTATCCGCTCAAAACTCCACGCGTCATTCCAGTCTGAAAGACTTGAAATCGACCATGTCTGGGTAAGCAGATTTAAAGAAAGACTTCTTGAAACTCCTGTTGAATTAGTTGTCCGCCTCGGCAGAACAAAAATCACAGGCCGCCAACTTGTAAACCTCGAAGAAGGCGATCTCCTGCTTCTCAACACTGACGAAGAAGATATGATTGAATGTGAAGTTGAAGGAGTTTTAAAATACTACGGAATTCCAGGAAGAGTAAAAGCCAACCGGGCATTGCAAATAACCAAGGCCATTGAGCCTAAGATGACCTAA
- a CDS encoding M15 family metallopeptidase has protein sequence MNRRTFIKTLCAVAAATTLCGSQTIACASGAVRTVDDEDLKDYLHSMANFDLPHMGDIILINTQLALLKSSLKRLRRIQRTVGFGNFCILSFDEALLYARQNSSIGSFTKKELSFLDYTFSFDASNYGFYGERTISNITSRVSKKDLVKIQGSGNFLYRGQPHETYKSIKKLLGKKVYLTSGVRGTMKQFILFLSKAAANNGNLSLASRSLAPPGYSFHGVGDFDVGEAGLGVANFSIKFARTETCMQLREQGYLKLRYPRENMLGVRFEPWHIKVKDIKL, from the coding sequence ATGAACAGACGAACGTTTATTAAAACGCTTTGCGCAGTTGCTGCTGCAACCACCTTGTGTGGTTCGCAGACGATTGCCTGTGCGTCAGGAGCTGTCCGTACTGTAGATGATGAAGACCTGAAAGATTATCTTCACAGCATGGCAAATTTCGACCTGCCGCATATGGGCGACATTATCCTCATAAATACCCAGCTTGCCCTGCTAAAATCCTCACTCAAAAGACTGCGAAGAATCCAGCGCACTGTCGGCTTCGGAAATTTCTGTATACTCAGCTTTGACGAGGCGCTGCTTTATGCCCGCCAAAATTCATCTATCGGCAGCTTCACCAAAAAAGAACTATCTTTTTTAGACTATACATTCAGCTTCGATGCCTCCAATTACGGTTTCTACGGGGAAAGAACTATCTCCAACATAACCTCGCGTGTATCAAAAAAAGATCTCGTCAAAATCCAGGGAAGCGGAAATTTTTTATACCGGGGTCAACCGCATGAAACCTACAAATCAATAAAAAAGCTGCTTGGCAAAAAAGTTTATCTGACCTCCGGGGTCAGAGGGACCATGAAACAATTCATACTTTTTCTTTCAAAAGCAGCAGCAAATAACGGCAACCTCTCACTGGCTTCGCGTTCTCTTGCCCCCCCCGGATACTCCTTTCACGGCGTAGGAGATTTTGATGTCGGAGAAGCGGGACTTGGCGTGGCAAATTTCAGCATAAAATTCGCCAGAACGGAAACGTGTATGCAACTCCGCGAACAAGGTTACCTGAAACTGCGCTACCCGAGGGAGAATATGCTCGGAGTCCGGTTTGAGCCTTGGCATATCAAAGTAAAGGATATCAAACTATAA
- a CDS encoding MucR family transcriptional regulator — protein sequence MEDYLKEALEIVKAQASVRTMNEEEMTSMVRKLSAGIQAIAENTLPAKEDAPACDPKKSIKEKTIVCCECGKSFKIITKKHLSSHDLTPDEYRERHGMKKKTPLVCKSLQRERRKKMKEMQLWTKRGQK from the coding sequence GTGGAAGACTATCTTAAAGAAGCTTTGGAAATAGTCAAAGCACAAGCCAGCGTCAGAACCATGAATGAAGAAGAAATGACTTCAATGGTTCGTAAACTGTCTGCCGGCATTCAGGCAATTGCTGAAAATACACTTCCAGCGAAAGAAGACGCTCCTGCATGCGATCCCAAAAAGTCTATTAAAGAAAAAACTATTGTCTGCTGTGAATGTGGTAAGTCTTTTAAGATCATAACTAAAAAGCACCTTTCTTCACATGACCTGACACCTGACGAATACCGGGAAAGACACGGCATGAAAAAGAAAACTCCTCTTGTATGTAAATCGCTTCAGCGTGAACGTCGCAAAAAAATGAAAGAAATGCAGCTTTGGACAAAACGCGGCCAAAAATAA